One Roseburia rectibacter DNA window includes the following coding sequences:
- a CDS encoding glycoside hydrolase family 53 protein, translating to MKFVKGMDLSTLAELEKCGAKYYDNGEEKDILEIMKSYDVDTIRIRVWNDPWSETGESYGAGENDPKTSLEIAKKVTKAGFGVLLNLHYSDFWADPGKQFKPKAWENYGVKELEQAVYDFTLEMMHLYLENGVNITMVQVGNELSNGLLWPEGKVPNYDNIATFVNAGIRAVRKADEERLAGSIKGVCPQMKELSKIPVMIHLDNGGNNALYREWFDNFTKRGEDFELIGLSYYPFWHGSLQMLNDNMNDIAKRYGKDLIVAEVSMGYTMEDYKDYEKLSDEERKGYATKPALVEKIEYPMTIQGQYDFMEDFLKRISHIDGGKGKGFFYWEPAWIPVPGSGWATPASLKYIQDPGPCGNEWANQALFDYKGNALPTLKLIRDFEA from the coding sequence ATGAAATTTGTAAAAGGAATGGATTTATCTACACTTGCAGAGTTGGAGAAGTGTGGTGCGAAATATTATGACAACGGAGAAGAAAAGGATATTTTGGAGATCATGAAATCTTATGATGTGGATACGATCCGTATCCGTGTCTGGAATGATCCGTGGTCAGAAACAGGAGAATCTTACGGTGCAGGAGAAAATGATCCAAAGACATCTCTTGAGATCGCCAAAAAGGTGACAAAAGCAGGTTTTGGTGTACTTTTAAATCTGCATTACAGTGATTTCTGGGCAGATCCGGGAAAACAGTTTAAACCGAAGGCATGGGAAAATTATGGTGTCAAAGAGTTAGAGCAGGCAGTTTATGATTTCACGTTAGAGATGATGCATCTTTATTTGGAAAACGGTGTCAATATCACGATGGTACAGGTCGGAAATGAACTTTCAAATGGTCTGCTCTGGCCGGAAGGCAAGGTGCCGAACTATGATAACATCGCAACATTTGTCAATGCCGGTATCCGTGCTGTCCGTAAAGCAGATGAAGAGCGTCTCGCAGGCTCTATCAAAGGTGTATGCCCGCAGATGAAGGAACTGTCAAAGATTCCGGTTATGATCCATCTTGACAATGGCGGCAACAATGCACTTTACCGTGAATGGTTTGATAATTTTACAAAACGCGGTGAGGATTTTGAACTGATCGGATTGTCCTATTATCCATTCTGGCATGGATCTCTTCAGATGTTAAATGACAACATGAATGATATCGCAAAGCGTTATGGCAAAGATCTGATCGTAGCTGAAGTTTCCATGGGATATACAATGGAAGATTACAAAGATTATGAGAAACTGTCCGACGAAGAGCGCAAAGGATATGCGACAAAGCCGGCATTGGTCGAGAAAATCGAATATCCGATGACCATACAGGGACAGTACGATTTTATGGAAGATTTCTTAAAACGTATCAGCCATATTGACGGTGGAAAAGGAAAGGGATTTTTCTACTGGGAGCCGGCATGGATTCCGGTTCCGGGTTCCGGCTGGGCAACACCTGCATCTTTAAAATATATACAGGATCCGGGACCATGTGGCAACGAGTGGGCAAATCAGGCATTATTTGATTATAAGGGAAATGCGCTGCCAACATTGAAACTGATCCGCGATTTTGAAGCATAA
- a CDS encoding helix-turn-helix domain-containing protein: MGKKKKDTMELRFYEVPQGEYVLALLGDNWIRDYGHDESNLHFHNLMEIGYCKNGTGRLILNEQTKSYEPAMVSIIPQNYPHVTISDIAEGPSYWEYLFFDPMVMIQELYPDNAVMQKKVLQMVNRKALFFHEWENRGISVLVKMLMDEMRQKKSHFNDCVRGLLIAFFTELLRMCESDVSEDEVKKKTGVSQITAALDYVRLEYANNIRVEELAKASHMSETHFRRVFESYMNMSPMDYINLMRVQKACDIMKKTNDPMDVVAQKVGFTTTSTFNRNFKKYLNTSPYQWKISPENYERKLLNYNISALKGW; the protein is encoded by the coding sequence ATGGGAAAAAAGAAAAAAGACACGATGGAATTGAGGTTTTACGAAGTTCCGCAGGGTGAATATGTTCTGGCACTTTTAGGAGACAACTGGATTCGTGATTACGGACATGATGAAAGCAATCTTCATTTTCACAATCTCATGGAAATCGGATATTGTAAAAACGGTACCGGCAGGCTGATCTTAAATGAACAGACAAAAAGCTACGAACCGGCAATGGTCAGTATTATTCCGCAGAATTACCCGCATGTGACGATCAGTGATATAGCGGAGGGACCAAGCTATTGGGAATATCTATTTTTTGATCCGATGGTCATGATCCAGGAATTGTATCCGGATAATGCTGTCATGCAAAAAAAAGTATTACAGATGGTCAATCGAAAGGCTTTGTTTTTCCATGAATGGGAAAATCGCGGGATTTCCGTTCTTGTGAAGATGCTCATGGATGAGATGAGACAGAAAAAAAGCCATTTTAATGATTGTGTCAGAGGTCTTTTGATCGCATTTTTTACAGAATTGCTCCGTATGTGTGAAAGTGATGTATCGGAGGATGAAGTAAAGAAAAAGACAGGTGTTTCCCAGATTACGGCAGCACTTGATTATGTCAGATTAGAGTATGCGAATAATATTCGTGTGGAAGAACTTGCAAAGGCAAGTCATATGAGTGAGACGCATTTCAGAAGAGTGTTTGAATCTTATATGAATATGTCACCTATGGATTATATCAATCTGATGCGTGTGCAAAAAGCATGTGATATCATGAAAAAGACAAATGATCCGATGGATGTGGTCGCACAGAAAGTGGGATTTACCACGACATCTACATTTAACCGGAACTTCAAAAAATATCTGAATACATCTCCGTATCAGTGGAAGATCAGTCCGGAAAATTATGAGAGAAAACTGTTAAATTATAATATTTCCGCTTTGAAAGGCTGGTAA
- a CDS encoding carbohydrate ABC transporter permease: MKTFLNAIKKYFVDFGTAVAKGDIWCKLSLLVMGAGYWGRKQIVKGVLITALEVVVILFTGMFSINYIKDLNTLGTVQYESVFDPLTLKNTVNDYDNSLLILLYGIIGVLVIVAFIFLYISNMKAVYRLQLMKEEGEHVNTFAEDIKSLFNGKFYITLLTLPSIGVIMMNIIPIIFMSCVAFTNYDMDHMPPNYLFTWVGLRNFKNMFTGGTTITFSYAFVRILAWTMIWAVSATFTTFIGGILLAKLINHEDTHFKKMWRSLFVVTIAIPQFVTLLLVSKMFSDHGIVNTLCSNIGLTGWLQSIGLVSGNYIPFLSKPGWSHAMIILINIWVGVPYQMLSATGILMNIPTDQLESARIDGANKWQIFWKITMPYVLFICGPSLIQSIIANINNFNVIYLLTSSNATANMAFANSNAKETDLLITWLFTLTNDNSNYKMASVIGIISFAICALLTLLSYTRMISGDKEEVYQ, from the coding sequence ATGAAAACATTTTTAAACGCAATCAAAAAATACTTTGTCGATTTCGGAACAGCAGTGGCAAAGGGAGATATCTGGTGCAAGCTTTCACTGCTTGTTATGGGTGCCGGATACTGGGGACGGAAACAGATCGTCAAAGGTGTCTTAATAACAGCCCTTGAAGTGGTAGTGATCCTGTTTACAGGAATGTTCTCTATCAATTATATTAAGGATTTAAATACACTTGGTACCGTTCAGTATGAGTCCGTATTTGATCCGCTGACCTTGAAAAATACTGTTAATGATTACGATAACTCATTGCTGATCCTGCTATATGGTATTATTGGTGTTCTCGTAATCGTAGCATTCATATTTTTATATATAAGCAATATGAAAGCTGTTTACCGGCTTCAGCTTATGAAAGAAGAGGGAGAACATGTCAATACATTTGCAGAAGATATAAAATCTCTTTTCAATGGTAAGTTTTATATCACATTACTTACCCTGCCGAGTATCGGTGTTATTATGATGAACATTATACCGATCATTTTTATGTCCTGTGTGGCATTTACCAATTATGATATGGATCATATGCCGCCAAACTACCTGTTTACATGGGTTGGACTTAGAAACTTTAAGAATATGTTTACAGGCGGCACCACGATCACATTCTCCTATGCATTCGTAAGAATTCTTGCATGGACAATGATCTGGGCAGTATCGGCAACATTTACAACTTTCATCGGTGGTATTCTTTTGGCAAAGTTGATCAACCATGAAGATACACATTTTAAAAAAATGTGGAGATCACTTTTTGTTGTGACAATCGCGATTCCACAGTTCGTAACATTGCTTCTTGTAAGCAAAATGTTCAGCGACCACGGTATTGTAAATACATTATGTTCCAACATCGGTCTGACAGGCTGGTTACAAAGCATCGGACTTGTTTCAGGAAACTATATTCCATTTCTCTCTAAACCGGGCTGGTCTCATGCAATGATCATTCTTATTAATATCTGGGTCGGTGTTCCATATCAGATGCTTTCCGCTACCGGTATTCTGATGAATATTCCGACAGATCAGTTGGAGAGCGCACGTATCGATGGTGCAAATAAATGGCAGATCTTCTGGAAGATCACAATGCCGTATGTATTATTTATCTGTGGACCATCCCTGATTCAGAGCATCATTGCAAACATCAATAACTTTAACGTTATATATCTGCTGACAAGTTCCAATGCAACAGCAAACATGGCATTTGCAAACTCTAATGCAAAAGAGACAGACCTTCTCATTACATGGCTGTTTACATTGACCAACGATAACTCAAACTATAAGATGGCATCGGTAATTGGTATTATTTCATTTGCTATCTGTGCGCTTCTTACATTGCTTAGCTATACAAGAATGATCAGTGGCGATAAAGAGGAGGTGTACCAATAA
- a CDS encoding sugar ABC transporter permease gives MKKKTWKIIVRHLVLALLAIIWLIPIVWLVVTSLSTTKGVSYQHFFPEHWTLANYHQLFFKTDTAANFPAWFKNTFIVAFFTCIVSSAFVLMVSYAFSCMRFKARKPLMSFSIILGMFPGVLSMIAVYFVLKMIGLTDSLAGLVIVYSAGSGLGFLVLKGFFDTIPVSLREAARLEGASEATIFGKIIIPLSKPMIVYTIINSFLNPWMDFVLARIMIKSKDSADWTVAIGLYNLLQKTLIGDYFAIFCAGGVMIAIPISILFVVMQKFYVEGVTGGAVKG, from the coding sequence ATGAAAAAGAAAACATGGAAAATCATTGTAAGACATTTAGTACTTGCTCTTTTGGCAATCATCTGGCTGATTCCGATTGTATGGCTGGTTGTAACATCCCTTTCCACTACAAAGGGTGTAAGTTATCAGCACTTTTTCCCGGAACACTGGACACTGGCAAACTATCATCAACTGTTCTTCAAGACAGATACAGCAGCAAACTTCCCTGCATGGTTTAAAAATACTTTTATCGTAGCATTTTTTACCTGTATCGTTTCATCCGCTTTTGTACTGATGGTCTCTTATGCATTCAGTTGTATGAGATTCAAGGCGAGAAAACCTCTGATGAGCTTTTCTATCATTCTTGGAATGTTCCCAGGTGTACTTTCCATGATCGCTGTTTATTTTGTTTTAAAAATGATCGGACTTACCGATTCACTTGCAGGTCTGGTTATCGTATATTCTGCAGGTTCGGGACTTGGGTTTTTAGTATTGAAAGGTTTCTTTGATACCATCCCGGTTTCACTGAGAGAGGCTGCCCGCTTAGAGGGTGCTTCCGAGGCAACAATTTTTGGAAAAATCATTATTCCGCTGTCAAAACCGATGATAGTATATACGATTATCAACTCTTTCCTGAATCCATGGATGGATTTTGTTCTGGCACGGATCATGATCAAGTCGAAAGATTCGGCAGACTGGACAGTTGCGATCGGTCTTTATAACCTGTTACAGAAGACTCTGATCGGAGATTACTTCGCAATCTTCTGTGCCGGTGGTGTAATGATCGCAATCCCGATTTCCATTCTCTTCGTAGTGATGCAGAAATTCTATGTTGAGGGTGTTACCGGCGGAGCTGTTAAAGGCTAA
- a CDS encoding LacI family DNA-binding transcriptional regulator, which translates to MDKGSEKNITIADVAEALGVSKTTVSRAISGKGRIGKETRERVLAYIEEHDYKPNVIAKGLAQSKTYNICVVMPGEYDVVDLTFFQECLFGIQEIAGSMEYDILLSICMTNDISSLERIIANHKVDGVILMRTFVEDEQIEFLQTKNVPFVTIGSTSTNYKGVIQVDHNHKSACKELTSIILMKQMEKIALIGGNEEHVVTQSRLRGFREAYAKMGKELDEDLMFLSQDNQVLVEKAVKEALNRQADCILCMDDAVCSRVLKTLRQQHVKVPEDVRVASFYNSMVLENNVPSITSLSFDAKELGMVACRTLLDLTEGLEVKERTLLPYEVVLKESTK; encoded by the coding sequence ATGGATAAGGGGTCAGAAAAAAATATTACGATTGCGGATGTGGCAGAGGCACTTGGGGTATCAAAGACAACCGTATCGCGTGCAATCTCCGGCAAAGGACGGATCGGTAAGGAAACGAGAGAACGTGTTTTAGCATATATAGAGGAGCATGACTATAAGCCAAATGTGATTGCGAAAGGGCTTGCACAGTCTAAGACTTATAATATCTGTGTTGTCATGCCGGGAGAGTATGATGTGGTGGATCTTACATTCTTTCAGGAATGTCTGTTTGGCATACAGGAGATCGCTGGAAGCATGGAATACGACATCCTGCTTTCTATCTGTATGACAAATGATATATCTTCTTTAGAGCGTATCATTGCTAACCATAAAGTGGATGGTGTGATTTTGATGCGGACTTTTGTGGAAGATGAGCAGATCGAGTTTTTACAGACAAAAAATGTACCGTTTGTCACGATCGGAAGTACCAGTACCAATTATAAAGGTGTGATCCAGGTAGACCACAATCACAAGAGCGCATGCAAAGAACTTACATCGATCATATTGATGAAACAAATGGAAAAAATTGCGCTGATCGGCGGCAATGAGGAACATGTGGTCACACAGAGCCGTCTGCGGGGATTTCGCGAAGCATATGCAAAGATGGGAAAAGAGTTAGATGAGGACCTGATGTTTTTAAGCCAGGATAATCAGGTTTTGGTGGAAAAAGCAGTCAAGGAAGCGTTGAACCGGCAGGCAGACTGTATTCTATGTATGGATGATGCTGTCTGCAGCCGTGTTTTAAAAACACTCCGCCAGCAGCATGTCAAAGTACCGGAAGATGTCCGGGTGGCATCATTTTATAACAGCATGGTACTTGAAAATAACGTACCGTCGATCACATCGCTGTCATTTGATGCGAAAGAACTTGGAATGGTAGCATGCAGAACACTGCTTGATCTGACGGAGGGACTTGAAGTAAAAGAACGCACATTACTTCCATATGAAGTGGTACTCAAAGAATCGACAAAGTAA
- a CDS encoding extracellular solute-binding protein yields the protein MKKKVISTVLCAAMVASMFAGCGNKAANNSTADNSAAESSDAAATTEAGDAAAETEAASASDDAIANLIASTDGTVDIQLWCSELEAYQNVMKELTDKFKEQYSDVDFNITIGAVSEADAKDKILEDIDAAADVFVFADDQVNDLVNAGALQEVAATYTYDPKETNSEATVAAATKDGKLYAYPLTASNGYFLYYDSNIFSEEDVASWENLTAKAEEAGTKVGMNVADGWYLYGFFSGAGCELSMNEDNSNNCDWNSETGLAVAQSIENITSSPAFVSVQDQDAITMLNDGTLGAYVSGTWNTGSFEAKYGDGYAACKLPTFDVNGTATQMGSYAGYKFVGVNSHAKNVGWSMLLAEYLTNEESQLAIGNATSEGPANTVAAAQIDSPALAALAAQSEFADQQVVGNNYWDPAKALGQNLVDGATDLQAVLDDAVAGITQPVAE from the coding sequence ATGAAGAAAAAAGTCATCAGCACAGTATTATGTGCAGCAATGGTAGCTTCCATGTTCGCAGGATGTGGAAACAAAGCCGCAAACAACAGCACAGCTGACAACAGCGCAGCAGAGAGCAGTGATGCAGCTGCAACAACAGAAGCAGGCGATGCAGCTGCAGAGACAGAGGCAGCATCAGCTTCCGATGATGCAATCGCAAATCTGATCGCATCTACAGATGGAACCGTAGATATCCAGTTATGGTGCTCAGAACTTGAAGCTTATCAGAATGTTATGAAAGAGCTGACAGACAAATTCAAAGAGCAGTACTCAGATGTAGATTTCAACATCACAATCGGTGCTGTATCTGAGGCAGATGCCAAAGATAAGATTCTTGAGGATATTGATGCGGCAGCAGATGTATTTGTATTTGCAGATGATCAGGTAAATGATCTTGTAAATGCAGGTGCGCTTCAGGAAGTGGCAGCTACATATACATATGATCCGAAAGAAACAAACTCAGAGGCAACTGTAGCAGCAGCTACCAAAGACGGAAAACTTTACGCTTATCCGTTAACAGCATCAAACGGTTATTTCTTATACTATGATTCAAACATCTTCTCTGAAGAGGATGTGGCTTCCTGGGAAAATCTTACAGCAAAAGCGGAAGAAGCAGGAACAAAAGTTGGCATGAATGTAGCAGATGGATGGTATCTGTATGGATTCTTCTCTGGTGCAGGCTGTGAACTTTCCATGAATGAAGATAACTCAAATAATTGTGACTGGAACTCTGAGACAGGTCTTGCAGTAGCACAGAGCATTGAAAATATCACTTCTTCTCCGGCGTTTGTAAGCGTACAAGATCAGGATGCAATTACCATGTTAAATGACGGTACACTTGGCGCATATGTTTCCGGTACATGGAACACCGGATCTTTTGAAGCGAAATACGGTGACGGATATGCAGCATGTAAATTACCTACTTTCGATGTAAATGGAACAGCTACACAGATGGGATCTTATGCAGGATACAAATTCGTAGGTGTGAACTCCCATGCTAAAAATGTTGGCTGGTCAATGCTCCTTGCTGAGTATCTCACAAATGAGGAGAGCCAGTTAGCAATCGGTAACGCTACATCAGAGGGACCGGCTAACACAGTAGCAGCAGCTCAGATTGATTCCCCGGCACTTGCAGCACTTGCAGCGCAGTCAGAGTTTGCAGATCAGCAGGTTGTAGGCAATAATTACTGGGATCCGGCAAAGGCACTTGGACAGAATCTGGTTGACGGTGCAACAGATCTTCAGGCTGTACTTGATGATGCAGTAGCTGGTATTACACAGCCGGTAGCTGAATAA
- a CDS encoding glycoside hydrolase family 2 TIM barrel-domain containing protein: MSFEIKKIHDPKFFKENCMSAHSDHISYADEKEAEEKKSSFRLPLDGIWKFHYAKNYAQAVTGFEAEDFDCKCWDDIRVPAHIQMEGYDIPQYVNIQYPWDGREDVWRDTVPSEFNPVASYVKYFTLPEGFMKNGLYISFQGVESGFALWLNGQYVGYSEDSFTPSEFDLTPYVKEGENKLAVQVFKWTSSSWCEDQDFYRFSGIFRSVYLYTMPKVHVYDLKVQPVVDEAVLNADLLVTMQMRGEGKARLTLTGSRNYSVLEEKEEQIIFSEELPVSEGEVHFEKEVKKPDLWSAEIPNLYTLTIECFDQNGERSELVSQRIGFRRFEMKDGIMTLNGKRIVFKGVNRHEFSSISGRAVTKEEVLKDIVTMKQNNINAIRTCHYPDASIIYDLCDEYGLYMIAENNLESHGSWDAAMHGSVPKDTIVPGDNMDWEPMMLDRVNSCYQRDKNHPAVLIWSVGNESYGGKVIFDMSEKFRVLDPYRLVHYEGIFNDRRYEATSDMESQMYTSVENVKKFLAEHKEKPFIMCEYTHAMGNSCGAMHKYTDLTDTEPRYQGGFIWDYIDQSILKKDRYGKEFQAYGGDFLERPTDYNFSGNGICYGGDRDPSPKMQEVKFNYQNISVLFEKDGKFTVVNKNLFAGTDQFRCVAVLQKNGVVIKKQEIKTAVPPLSSSDYEIPFAVLRADGQDQKKEEPDVEYALTVSFLLKEDRSWADAGHEVAFGQKIYKKSTVFHASQKPIRVVHGKVNIGVKGEDFDCLFSMLNGGLVSYRYAGKEMIEKIPMPNFWRAPVDNDNGSMAPARYAQWKIASMYISHRNGGMFDNVPTKVEEKDNTVKITYTYFMPTTPASKCQVAYTVFGDGTIETKLMYDPVEGLPDMPEFGMMFWFNADYDNLTWYGMGPDETYADRRHGAKLGIYSNKVADNMAKYLVPQECGNKVGVRYARLVDAKGRGILFEGDELSFSALPYTPHELENAAHVYELPQVHHTIVRVAMAQMGVGGDDSWGSWVHPEYHIDATKPLEFTFRFRGI, encoded by the coding sequence ATGTCATTCGAAATAAAAAAGATCCATGATCCGAAGTTTTTTAAGGAAAACTGTATGTCAGCGCACTCTGATCATATTTCATATGCAGATGAGAAAGAGGCAGAGGAGAAAAAAAGCAGCTTCCGGTTACCGTTAGATGGAATCTGGAAATTTCATTATGCAAAAAATTATGCACAGGCTGTTACCGGATTTGAGGCAGAGGATTTTGACTGCAAATGCTGGGATGATATCCGCGTGCCGGCGCATATCCAGATGGAAGGTTATGATATTCCACAGTATGTGAACATCCAGTACCCGTGGGACGGCAGGGAAGATGTATGGCGCGATACGGTGCCGAGTGAATTTAACCCGGTAGCAAGTTATGTAAAATATTTTACACTGCCGGAAGGGTTTATGAAAAATGGTCTTTATATTTCCTTTCAGGGCGTTGAGAGTGGTTTTGCACTGTGGTTAAACGGTCAGTATGTCGGTTACAGCGAAGACAGTTTTACACCGTCCGAATTTGACCTGACTCCGTATGTAAAAGAAGGTGAAAACAAGCTGGCAGTACAGGTGTTTAAGTGGACATCATCAAGCTGGTGTGAGGATCAGGATTTTTACCGGTTTTCCGGTATTTTCCGCTCGGTTTATCTGTATACCATGCCAAAGGTGCATGTGTATGATTTAAAAGTGCAGCCGGTTGTCGATGAGGCGGTTTTAAATGCAGATCTTCTTGTCACAATGCAGATGCGCGGCGAGGGAAAAGCAAGACTGACCCTGACCGGCAGCAGAAATTATTCCGTTTTGGAAGAAAAAGAAGAACAGATTATTTTCTCTGAGGAGCTGCCAGTCTCTGAGGGGGAAGTTCATTTTGAAAAAGAGGTTAAAAAACCGGATCTGTGGAGTGCGGAGATCCCGAATTTATACACGCTTACGATCGAATGTTTTGATCAAAACGGGGAGAGAAGCGAGCTTGTCAGCCAAAGAATTGGATTCCGCCGTTTTGAAATGAAAGACGGTATTATGACATTAAATGGAAAACGTATCGTATTTAAGGGTGTCAACCGTCACGAATTCAGTTCCATATCAGGACGTGCGGTCACAAAAGAGGAAGTTTTAAAAGATATTGTAACAATGAAACAGAACAATATCAATGCGATCCGTACCTGCCATTATCCGGATGCATCCATTATATATGATCTCTGTGATGAATACGGACTTTATATGATTGCAGAAAATAATCTCGAATCACACGGTTCGTGGGATGCTGCGATGCATGGTTCTGTGCCGAAAGATACGATCGTTCCGGGGGACAACATGGACTGGGAACCGATGATGCTTGACCGCGTCAATTCCTGTTACCAGAGAGATAAAAACCATCCGGCAGTTCTGATCTGGTCAGTCGGAAATGAATCTTACGGCGGAAAAGTAATTTTTGACATGTCCGAAAAATTCCGTGTTTTAGATCCATACCGTCTGGTTCATTATGAGGGAATTTTCAATGACCGCAGATATGAGGCGACCAGCGATATGGAAAGCCAGATGTATACGAGCGTGGAAAATGTGAAAAAATTCCTCGCCGAGCATAAGGAAAAACCGTTTATTATGTGTGAATATACACATGCGATGGGAAATTCCTGTGGTGCCATGCACAAATACACGGATCTGACCGATACGGAACCGAGATATCAGGGCGGTTTTATCTGGGATTACATTGACCAGTCCATTTTGAAAAAAGACCGCTATGGAAAAGAGTTTCAGGCATATGGTGGTGATTTCTTAGAGCGGCCGACGGATTATAATTTCAGTGGAAATGGAATCTGTTATGGCGGTGACAGAGATCCATCCCCGAAAATGCAGGAAGTAAAATTCAATTATCAGAATATCAGTGTCCTGTTTGAAAAGGATGGAAAATTCACGGTAGTGAATAAGAATCTGTTTGCGGGTACAGACCAGTTCCGCTGTGTGGCAGTTTTACAGAAAAATGGAGTTGTGATAAAAAAACAGGAGATCAAAACAGCAGTACCACCGCTTAGTTCTTCCGATTATGAGATACCGTTTGCAGTTTTGCGGGCAGATGGTCAGGATCAGAAAAAAGAAGAACCGGACGTGGAATATGCACTTACGGTTTCATTCCTTTTAAAAGAGGACAGAAGCTGGGCAGATGCAGGTCATGAAGTTGCATTTGGACAGAAGATTTATAAAAAGAGTACCGTTTTCCATGCATCCCAAAAACCAATCCGTGTGGTTCACGGAAAGGTAAATATCGGTGTGAAGGGTGAAGATTTTGACTGTCTGTTCTCCATGTTGAATGGTGGACTTGTTTCTTACCGTTATGCGGGAAAAGAGATGATCGAAAAGATCCCGATGCCGAATTTCTGGAGGGCACCGGTTGACAATGATAACGGAAGTATGGCACCGGCGCGCTATGCGCAGTGGAAGATCGCCAGCATGTATATCAGCCACAGAAATGGAGGAATGTTTGACAATGTTCCAACGAAAGTGGAAGAAAAAGATAATACCGTAAAGATCACCTATACTTATTTTATGCCGACAACACCGGCAAGTAAATGTCAGGTTGCCTACACGGTTTTCGGTGATGGAACAATCGAGACGAAATTGATGTATGATCCGGTCGAGGGACTTCCGGATATGCCGGAGTTTGGCATGATGTTCTGGTTTAATGCAGATTATGACAATCTTACCTGGTATGGCATGGGACCGGATGAGACGTATGCAGACCGGAGACATGGTGCGAAACTTGGAATCTACAGTAATAAAGTAGCTGACAATATGGCAAAATACTTAGTTCCGCAGGAATGCGGCAACAAAGTCGGTGTGCGCTATGCGCGTCTTGTGGATGCAAAAGGCAGAGGTATTCTGTTTGAGGGAGATGAATTAAGTTTTTCTGCACTCCCATATACACCGCATGAACTTGAAAATGCAGCACATGTTTATGAACTGCCACAGGTACATCATACGATCGTCCGTGTGGCAATGGCACAGATGGGAGTCGGCGGCGATGATAGCTGGGGCTCATGGGTGCATCCGGAATACCATATTGATGCGACAAAACCATTGGAATTTACATTCCGGTTCAGAGGAATATAG